In Burkholderia sp. WP9, a genomic segment contains:
- the aroE gene encoding shikimate dehydrogenase, which produces MSANDSLDRYAVIGNPVGHSKSPFIHGRFAEQTGEPVEYGRLLAPVDAFVPHVRAFIEAGGRGLNVTVPFKLEAHALADTLSPRAAAAGAVNTLRVDANGIFGDNTDGFGLVRDIEVNLGVSLKGARILLLGAGGAARGVVLPMLERAPHTLTIVNRTAEKAEALVGQFAQAASDASCRLSGGSARVIEASAYDVIVNATAGSLDASLPECDDRAFGSGTLAYDMMYGAHPTVFMEHARKLGARGADGLGMLVEQAAESFYVWRGVRPDGAPVLAELRAQLAAPSHA; this is translated from the coding sequence ATGAGCGCCAACGATTCACTCGACCGTTATGCGGTCATCGGCAATCCGGTCGGCCATAGCAAATCGCCGTTCATTCATGGACGTTTTGCCGAACAGACCGGCGAGCCGGTCGAGTACGGCCGTCTGCTCGCGCCGGTGGATGCGTTCGTGCCGCATGTGCGGGCCTTCATCGAGGCAGGCGGGCGCGGGCTGAACGTCACCGTGCCGTTCAAGCTCGAAGCGCATGCGTTGGCCGACACGTTGTCGCCGCGCGCGGCGGCTGCGGGCGCGGTGAATACGTTGCGCGTCGACGCGAACGGTATTTTCGGCGACAACACCGATGGCTTTGGTCTCGTGCGCGATATCGAGGTGAATCTCGGCGTGTCGCTGAAGGGCGCGCGCATTCTGTTGCTGGGCGCGGGCGGCGCCGCACGTGGCGTGGTTCTGCCGATGCTGGAGCGCGCGCCGCATACGCTCACCATCGTCAATCGTACGGCGGAGAAGGCCGAAGCATTGGTCGGCCAGTTCGCGCAGGCCGCGAGTGACGCCTCGTGTCGTCTGAGCGGTGGTAGCGCGCGGGTGATCGAAGCGAGCGCGTATGACGTGATCGTCAATGCGACGGCGGGTAGTCTGGACGCGTCGTTGCCCGAGTGCGACGACCGCGCGTTCGGCAGCGGCACGCTCGCCTACGACATGATGTACGGCGCGCATCCGACGGTATTCATGGAGCACGCGCGGAAGCTGGGTGCACGCGGCGCCGATGGACTCGGCATGCTGGTCGAGCAGGCGGCCGAGTCGTTTTACGTTTGGCGCGGCGTGCGGCCCGACGGCGCGCCGGTGCTGGCCGAATTGCGTGCGCAGTTGGCTGCGCCGTCGCACGCTTAA
- a CDS encoding RNB domain-containing ribonuclease translates to MNVFFEESGSFKAGSVLSRQGDAFQVELPGGRRAKVRAKDVLIEFEKPTAAELMQQADAAAQEIDLDFLWECAPDDEFPFAALGAEYFGERFGSIERAALVLRMHGSPVYFRRKGRGMYQRAPQEQLKMALAGLERKRQQALVQAGYEEELKAGRLPEAFTGSKALALLTKPDKNTIEYKALEGAAAARGISQARLMLECGAIPSARALHEAKFLSEFFPHGTGFPPVTVGALPEDLPEANVQAFSIDDITTTEIDDAFSVEHLADGRVRIGVHIAAPALGIQRGDEVDAIARTRLSTVYMPGDKITMLPDSVVEAFTLAEGGLRPALSLYVIVNRETQEIVASETRAERVFVKNNLRHNTLDELVTEEALAAGTGDYPHKEDIAVLWPFAQALFEKRQTARAGYGLRREVQRNTDFNFYVEGEHITITPRRRGSPLDTIVAELAILANSSWGAFLHDHGVPGIYRTQRAFGAPTGPKRTRMQTNAAPHEGLGVTQYAWSTSPLRRYVDLVNQWQLIACVQHGVTAKLAAPFKPKDADLFAVVQGFDDTYTAYADHQRRMEYFWCLRWLKQENRKQVVASVVKGDLVRLEEIPLLLHVPGLGVHARGTRLQMEVMSIDELTVEASVRLLHVLDAPTVTSGSEAEEADESEEEIIDAADESAEGEAEAQAEAELEGNEAATPSDAANGDGANDPATQQQIAEPGR, encoded by the coding sequence GCGAAAGACGTGCTGATCGAATTCGAAAAGCCGACTGCGGCCGAGTTGATGCAACAGGCCGACGCCGCCGCGCAGGAGATCGACCTGGATTTCCTGTGGGAATGCGCGCCTGACGACGAATTCCCGTTCGCCGCGCTCGGCGCCGAGTATTTCGGCGAGCGCTTCGGCTCGATCGAGCGCGCCGCGCTGGTGTTGCGCATGCACGGCTCGCCGGTGTACTTCCGCCGCAAAGGCCGCGGCATGTATCAGCGCGCGCCGCAAGAACAACTGAAGATGGCGCTTGCCGGACTCGAGCGCAAGCGTCAGCAGGCGCTGGTGCAGGCCGGCTATGAGGAAGAGCTGAAGGCCGGCCGTCTGCCGGAAGCCTTCACCGGCAGCAAGGCGCTGGCGCTGCTGACCAAGCCCGACAAGAACACGATCGAATACAAGGCGCTCGAAGGCGCGGCGGCGGCGCGCGGCATTTCGCAAGCGCGCCTGATGCTCGAATGCGGCGCCATTCCGTCGGCGCGCGCATTGCACGAGGCGAAATTCCTCTCGGAGTTTTTCCCGCACGGCACCGGCTTCCCGCCGGTTACCGTCGGCGCGTTGCCCGAAGATCTGCCCGAAGCGAACGTGCAGGCGTTCTCGATCGACGACATCACCACGACCGAAATCGACGACGCCTTTTCCGTCGAGCATCTGGCCGATGGCCGTGTGCGGATCGGCGTGCACATTGCCGCGCCGGCGCTCGGTATTCAGCGCGGCGACGAGGTCGATGCGATCGCGCGCACGCGCCTGTCGACCGTGTACATGCCGGGCGACAAGATCACCATGTTGCCCGACAGCGTCGTCGAAGCGTTCACGCTGGCCGAAGGCGGCTTGCGCCCCGCGCTTTCTCTGTATGTGATCGTCAATCGCGAGACGCAGGAGATCGTCGCGAGCGAAACGCGCGCCGAGCGCGTGTTCGTGAAGAACAATCTGCGCCACAACACGCTCGACGAGCTGGTGACTGAAGAGGCGCTCGCCGCCGGCACCGGCGACTATCCGCACAAGGAAGACATCGCCGTGCTGTGGCCGTTCGCGCAGGCGCTGTTCGAGAAGCGTCAGACCGCGCGCGCCGGTTACGGTTTGCGTCGCGAAGTGCAGCGCAATACGGATTTCAACTTCTACGTGGAAGGCGAGCACATCACGATCACGCCGCGCCGGCGCGGTTCGCCGCTCGATACGATCGTCGCCGAACTGGCGATTCTCGCCAACTCGTCGTGGGGTGCGTTCCTGCACGATCATGGCGTGCCGGGCATCTATCGCACGCAGCGCGCGTTCGGCGCGCCGACCGGCCCGAAGCGCACGCGCATGCAAACCAACGCCGCGCCGCATGAAGGCCTCGGCGTCACGCAGTACGCGTGGAGCACGTCGCCGCTGCGCCGTTATGTCGACCTGGTGAACCAGTGGCAGTTGATCGCCTGTGTGCAGCACGGCGTGACCGCCAAATTGGCCGCACCGTTCAAGCCGAAAGACGCCGACCTGTTCGCCGTCGTGCAAGGTTTCGACGATACCTACACCGCGTATGCCGATCATCAGCGCCGCATGGAGTACTTCTGGTGTCTGCGCTGGCTGAAGCAGGAAAACAGGAAGCAGGTGGTGGCATCGGTCGTGAAGGGCGATCTGGTGCGTCTCGAAGAGATTCCGTTGCTGCTGCACGTGCCGGGTCTCGGCGTGCATGCGCGCGGCACGCGCTTGCAGATGGAAGTGATGTCGATCGACGAGTTGACTGTCGAAGCGTCCGTGCGTCTCCTGCACGTGCTCGACGCGCCGACCGTGACGAGCGGCAGCGAGGCTGAAGAAGCGGACGAGAGCGAAGAGGAAATCATCGACGCTGCCGACGAGAGCGCCGAAGGCGAAGCCGAGGCTCAGGCCGAAGCCGAACTCGAGGGCAACGAGGCGGCCACGCCGAGCGACGCCGCCAATGGCGATGGCGCGAACGATCCCGCCACTCAACAGCAGATTGCGGAGCCCGGACGATGA